In Panthera tigris isolate Pti1 chromosome D2, P.tigris_Pti1_mat1.1, whole genome shotgun sequence, one DNA window encodes the following:
- the RBP4 gene encoding retinol-binding protein 4: MAWVWALVLLAALGSARAERDCRVSSFRVKENFDKARFSGTWYAMAKKDPEGLFLQDNIVAEFSVDENGQMSATAKGRVRLLNNWDVCADMVGTFTDTEDSAKFKMKYWGVASFLQKGNDDHWIIDTDYDTYAVQYSCRLLNLDGTCADSYSFVFARDPNGLPPDVQKIVRQRQDELCLARQYRLIVHNGYCDGRSEQNIL; encoded by the exons ATGGCGTGGGTGTGGGCGCTGGTGCTTCTGGCCGCGCTGGGCAGCGCCCGGGCGGAACGCGACTGCCGGGTGAGCAGCTTCCGAGTGAAGGAGAACTTCGACAAGGCTCGG TTCTCCGGGACCTGGTACGCCATGGCCAAGAAGGACCCCGAGGGCCTCTTTCTGCAGGACAACATCGTCGCCGAGTTCTCTGTGGATGAGAATGGCCAGATGAGCGCCACGGCCAAGGGCCGAGTCCGTCTTTTGAA TAATTGGGACGTGTGCGCAGACATGGTGGGCACCTTCACAGACACTGAGGACTCTGCTAAGTTCAAGATGAAGTATTGGGGCGTAGCGTCCTTTCTCCAGAAAGGAA atgaTGACCACTGGATCATCGACACCGACTATGACACCTACGCGGTGCAGTACTCCTGCCGTCTCCTGAACCTTGACGGCACCTGCGCTGACAGCTACTCCTTCGTGTTTGCCCGCGACCCCAACGGCCTTCCCCCGGACGTGCAGAAAATCGTGCGGCAGAGACAGGATGAGCTGTGCCTGGCCAGGCAGTACAGGCTGATCGTTCACAACG gTTACTGTGATGGCAGATCAGAACAAAAcattttgtag